CACATCCTCTTCCTATTCTTAAAAACAGGATTActatacaaaaaattacaaCTCCAACTATTGCCTTTATTATCACTAATTTgagttttaatataattatcacACCACGAGTAAACATTAATTTTTACATTATCTTTCCAAAAAATACATAGACCATCAGGTAAGTCTCGAAGTTCTACACAAATATTTGTCAAAATGTAACCTTCTCCTaatcttttttatcttaataTCCTTAGCTCTGGTTTCCATCAAGAAGATAATGGACGACTTTTTCTGTTTACATAAATTGAAAAGTTCAGAAATTATCGAGGATGCCGTCACTCCACGACAATTTCAGCTAAGTATGATCATGGCTGAGGTTGGGGCATGTATAGGCCCGCCTCCTCAGTCATGATACAGTTACCTGATTTTCATGCTGTTGTCATCATAACCAAgttctcttccttgtcttccaTTGCTCCATTGCCTCCCACCTTCTTGGAATTCTTTTCCTGGTCCTTTCATTCACTTCCTGAATATCTTCTATTACAGTTAACCTCAAAGCATTAGCTTTCACAGAGTCTTCACCATCTTCCGTCCTTGATCACTTAAAGTCTTGAGCTTTCTCTTCCAATCTGTCTTCATTCCATTCAGTATTAGATATCATAAGaattttcttatctttcctcttccttttcagacttttttttaaaagaaaagagctcAACACACTAAGGTGGAACATACAGAATCAAACCAAACTAGAAGACAGACCACTCTCGAAAGATCCTACCCCAAAGAACCAACATCCCCACGTTATCTTCCTTTTTAGAGTTAACTCAGTTTCAACTTTACGTACATATTGGAGTCCCCATCTTGTTTCTCCACCcctttttcattatttaattttcctacttcttttttctttctactAAAAGTTAGttgtttgtttttctctctatatTCCTATTTTTCTCCTCCTCGATTCTGATTGTCTCCAACGTTGTCATGTTGTTCATTCTCTTTGAATAATATGCTCCTTCTTGATGTATTGTTcctatatgctgttgaatgggCTTCTGGGTTTCTCCACCATATTCAGAAGGGCATccattgtttttttctttctttttctctttcggCTCATGGATTCTTGGTTGCCTGGCTTGTTCTAACACCCGAGCCCCTATAAAGGAAGTCCCAAAAGCTTAGTCATAATACAATAACGGCACTATACCGGGCATAAGCCCATGACTAAGCAAAGTGccgaattaaaaaaaagaagacatttctttgttttcattagtCTCCAAGAAATATTGCTTCAAGtccgaaaaaaaaaatgttttaaacaaatacaaattacaataatgcttataaatatatgtaacaATTTTATCATGATTTAAAAATGCTACTGTTGAAAGAAATTCCTGAGTGAAGCGCGGGGAAGTAAAAGCGCGCGCTGGGAGATGTTGCTTAGTAACAGTCGCTGCATTCTTCTCAACTTGTACACTTTTTCTCCTGCGACTTTCTTCAAACACCTTACGCCCAACAACAAACCCACCACTCTCTGCCACCGCAAAACCACCGTCAACATACTTTCCAATTCTTTCAACTCTTCAACTACATTAACACTTAATTTCCGCGTTTTCAATTGCAGCGCATGAATCTCACCGCAGTCAAAGACGCCGATGAAGTCATGGAGAGGCACGTCGAGGACTCGCTCGCGATCCTCCCTCCTCTTAGGGATTGCTACCGCACGCGCTGCGGCGGCGCGCCGTCACATGAGAAGCTTAGCCTCGTGGACGTTGGAACAGGTGCTGGTCTTCCCGGAGTTGTTTTGGCCATAGCTTGTCCAGGTGAAATTTCGCTGCTTTTTTTTCCTTGTGTAATTAGATTCAATTCCTTTTTTGCGAGTTGTGATATTCTCTCAGTTTTTGCAATTGAAATGGAGTAGAATGGGAAGTTACGCTGATGGAGTCCATGAACAAGAGATGCGTATTCTTGGAGCATGTTGTTGGAATCATCGGTTCATCAAATATCCAGATAGTAAGAGGAAGAGCAGAGGTAACACACacgcttccatattcttgtatTATGAAACTGTAAATGTATATTTGTTGAtcctttttgaaattttaatttcagtttCTTATGTAGTTAAGGTATTGGAATTTGAAACGCAATCTCCCTTACCATTTTTAATGCATGTGGTGTTATTTTGAATCCACTTGCTATTTGTTCTAGTGTGTGGCATGATAACATTCTTAATTTATGAATGtagaaaggaaaaagagaaataagagAATAACAAGGTTTTTCCTGAATAACTGGGATGCTTTTCTTAAGCTGAACACTGCAAAAGAATCTCCACCATGCTTCATTTTGGTTTCTATTTTGCCTTTATACTCTTGAAAATCTGTCTTCTATTGTGCATAGGACAGAGTTTGGGGCAGAATCATTGCTTCAGAGAGAAATTCGACATAGCAGTGGCTAGGGCAGTTGCAGAAATGAGAGTGTTAGGTAGTCAATGGATGTCCTGATATAATTCTGTGCTACTTCATCACTTGGTGATTTCTTATTCCTGTATGGTTCATTGCTCTTATTACATTCCCAGCTGAGTATTGTCTTCCACTGGTTCGTGTTGGTGGATTGTTTATTGCTGCCAAGGGTCATGACCCTGAGGTATGtaacaaaatgagaaatttAGTTTGAAGCTTTTAATCAATACCTTCTGCCGATTAATGATTGGTTGCTTTCCTACAAGAAATATCAGAAAAATGTGgagttgattttatttattatcttgcTTTTTTGTACCACCAGAGTTGTGCTTATTTGTTTATTAAGTCATATATTGTATTTTACTGGTGTTGATCATATTCTTATTGTGAGCAACAACTTTGCTCTTGCTCAGCAGATTGCTATTAATTACCTTGAAGTAGAACTAGTGCGCTTTGTTTTCCAAGTATAAAACACGTATTTTGTCCAGGCATCCTCTAGTTCAAGCTCTGATCAGAAAATGGCCTAAGAGTGTATTATCTGTATGCTAATTCCCTCCTTGTTCAGTTGTTACTCTTACATTTTATCTCCAACAATTGGTTTCCTGGGAAATACATCGAGTGTGATCTGTTAAAATTTCCAGATAAATTGCTATTTTCTTCTGATCCCTTACAAGGAAAAAGTGAATGTTGATTTCTTTCCCTGTGAATGAAAAGTTATTACTGCTATTTTTATTccttctttttaattatatatgctCTTATTTTCTCGCTTTAAATATGATTCATTGCCATTCCAGGATTTTTAAGCTAACATCCAATTATGTGTTAGCATATGCACTTCATTAAAAAAATCCCTTAAGTTCGCAATTATAATAGTCTAACTTTTTCTAGATATTTGGCAATGTGTGGTTACATGAttgtgtaaaaattaaaaaagtttaatttaaatccatattttctttttatgtgTTTTGGGTTACTTGTACATCCCAAATCATGATGCATTATGTGTGGCATTTCTGTCTGTAGTTCAtggatatttgaaaattttaacaatGCATTGCCATCCTATGTGATGAATCTGGATAGGATGAAGTTAAGAAAGCTGAAAGTGCCATCCAGAAGATGGGTGCTTCTCTATTGCAAGTGTGCTCAGGTACACAGCTTAAAACCTTTAAAACTTGCCCTTGCCATATAGACTTTTGCAATTAATTTCACTggtataaaatttcaaaattttgataattttctgAGATGAGACTTGCATTTGTAAACCTGTGAATATAGGTTTCTAGTTTCTCTGTGAAATGGAAAGATTGATTGCTTGCCTTCTTTGATGGTGTTACCATCATATAAATTGATTcttgttttgtaattttattctTGGTTGGACTCCGTGCTTGACATTCGCGGGTacttttctctgttttttgggGCATGTGCAACACTCCATGCGCATTGATGTGGAAAAATGTGGAAAAACAGTAGGTACTAGGGAGTTTAAAGTCTATGCCAGTCAGTGACTGGGTTATTAAAATAGTGATGCTCCAATGACTTGTGGAGGCTCTCAGTAAACTGTAAAACTTGGGCATGAATGTTCCATCCTACAAAGTTGGGTAACATGTTCTGTGTAGCATGGTGCATTTGTGTAGTGATAGCATCGAACTTTAAGATTTGTATTGAACTGATCACTGATGCTGAAAGACAGAAGAGTTAATCAAATAATGACAGGTAGAATGGAGAAATAACTTTTTTGCTTAGTTAATATAAGTTTGGTATTCAATTTCGGTACAAGTTCAAAATTTCGATATATCTTTAAGGAAAGTTACTCATCATCCTTAGCCTTACACTAATTTAACAAATCCTTACTTGTTAAATAAACCTTATATGCACAATTCATATGCCGCACCCTTAATTttcacaaattatttattttct
The sequence above is a segment of the Arachis duranensis cultivar V14167 unplaced genomic scaffold, aradu.V14167.gnm2.J7QH unplaced_Scaffold_5501, whole genome shotgun sequence genome. Coding sequences within it:
- the LOC107494922 gene encoding uncharacterized protein LOC107494922 isoform X2, which produces MGSYADGVHEQEMRILGACCWNHRFIKYPDSKRKSRGQSLGQNHCFREKFDIAVARAVAEMRVLAEYCLPLVRVGGLFIAAKGHDPEDEVKKAESAIQKMGASLLQVCSVDSRSPYGQRTVVICSKDRSTPMKYPRDPVMKEPKYPVPFYLINTPYMKKKTQATEVAEAKQRHEALKQQR
- the LOC107494922 gene encoding uncharacterized protein LOC107494922 isoform X1, coding for MNLTAVKDADEVMERHVEDSLAILPPLRDCYRTRCGGAPSHEKLSLVDVGTGAGLPGVVLAIACPEWEVTLMESMNKRCVFLEHVVGIIGSSNIQIVRGRAESLGQNHCFREKFDIAVARAVAEMRVLAEYCLPLVRVGGLFIAAKGHDPEDEVKKAESAIQKMGASLLQVCSVDSRSPYGQRTVVICSKDRSTPMKYPRDPGTPAKEPL